A DNA window from Peptostreptococcaceae bacterium contains the following coding sequences:
- a CDS encoding PhoH family protein produces the protein MNLEKGYIRKIQLNDGKFQAQLFGDLDANIKEIESLTGAKITLRNDEIIINSDDEEKSTVAFKLINASIELIIKGEIIDKQRINYALNLIRDDENFTLSNLSEDIICVTNRGKYIKPKTIGQKKYMDEVTRNDIVFSIGPAGTGKTYLAVAMAVYAFKNKKVSRIILTRPAVEAGENLGFLPGDLQMKIDPYLRPLYDALYDILGSETYLKYKERGLIEVAPLAYMRGRTLDDAFIILDEAQNTTQAQMKMFLTRIGSSSKTIVTGDVTQIDLPKGKASGLKQAAEILKEIPGIGFVTLTGRDVVRHKLVQKIIKAYDKYEKRIEYKKSR, from the coding sequence ATGAATTTGGAAAAAGGCTACATTAGAAAAATACAATTGAATGATGGGAAATTTCAAGCGCAGCTTTTCGGAGACTTGGATGCCAACATAAAGGAAATAGAATCGTTGACGGGAGCGAAAATTACCCTAAGAAATGATGAAATCATAATAAACAGCGATGACGAGGAAAAGTCGACTGTTGCCTTTAAGCTTATCAATGCCTCAATCGAATTAATCATAAAAGGTGAAATCATAGATAAACAGAGAATAAACTATGCCTTGAATCTGATAAGGGATGACGAAAACTTTACTTTATCGAACCTTTCGGAAGATATAATATGCGTTACGAACAGAGGTAAATACATCAAGCCAAAGACAATAGGGCAAAAAAAATATATGGATGAGGTAACACGAAATGATATTGTATTTAGTATAGGACCTGCAGGAACAGGAAAGACTTACTTGGCAGTGGCTATGGCGGTATATGCTTTCAAAAATAAAAAGGTTAGCCGAATCATATTGACTAGACCGGCTGTGGAAGCGGGAGAAAACCTTGGGTTTTTACCGGGAGACCTGCAGATGAAGATAGATCCGTATCTAAGGCCGCTCTACGATGCATTGTATGATATATTGGGGAGCGAGACTTATTTGAAATACAAAGAAAGAGGCTTGATTGAAGTTGCACCACTCGCATACATGAGGGGACGAACACTGGATGATGCTTTTATCATATTGGATGAAGCCCAAAATACTACGCAAGCGCAAATGAAAATGTTTCTTACAAGGATTGGATCCAGTTCAAAGACAATTGTAACAGGAGATGTCACACAGATAGACTTGCCGAAAGGAAAGGCATCGGGACTTAAGCAGGCCGCAGAGATTCTTAAAGAAATACCAGGCATAGGGTTTGTGACGCTTACCGGCAGGGATGTGGTGCGACATAAACTGGTTCAAAAAATAATTAAGGCTTATGACAAATATGAAAAACGCATAGAGTATAAAAAAAGCAGGTGA
- the mgtE gene encoding magnesium transporter, with amino-acid sequence METEILKITEQLDQNKFVELNAYLEEIHSADIVEIIMELEEENRKKLISVLSWDKISDVLEEVETPVFINLISAFTKDQKRMILEEMGQDDVVDLIASLDDEMQKELLSLLNSEEASKLQELLFYGNDTAGGIMTKDYIAVKKDISVYQAIEEVRVQATEAETVYYVYVVDHMERLVGVLSLRELIVTKPNKIIEEIMKEQVIKVNVATDQEEVAKMVAKYNLIAIPVVDDDDIIKGIITVDDIIDVIEREATEDIYKFAGTNEGEYKMKDSFPKRIWASVSSRLPWLVVTVFGGILSAKIIGGFEATLNSNTAIAYFIPLLAGMGGNVGTQSSTLTVRGLATGQIDSKEVLKIVLHEFSVGFLVGLVCSLMVAVLTFILQGEMLLSLIIGVSMWANMITAATIGTLVPLVFKRVGVDPAVASAPFISTTIDITGISIYFTLTTILMSQFNLF; translated from the coding sequence ATGGAAACTGAAATTCTGAAAATCACAGAGCAATTGGATCAAAACAAGTTTGTTGAATTGAACGCATACTTGGAAGAAATTCATTCAGCGGATATAGTTGAAATAATTATGGAACTGGAAGAGGAAAATCGCAAAAAACTGATAAGTGTTTTGTCATGGGACAAAATCAGCGATGTTCTTGAAGAAGTGGAAACTCCGGTTTTTATAAATCTTATAAGCGCATTTACAAAAGATCAGAAACGAATGATTCTGGAAGAAATGGGGCAGGATGATGTTGTCGACCTGATTGCTTCACTTGATGATGAGATGCAGAAAGAACTGCTTTCGCTCCTAAATAGTGAAGAGGCATCCAAACTGCAGGAATTGCTCTTCTATGGCAATGATACCGCTGGCGGTATCATGACAAAAGATTATATAGCAGTAAAAAAAGATATTTCCGTATACCAAGCCATTGAAGAGGTTAGAGTGCAGGCAACTGAAGCGGAAACGGTTTATTATGTTTATGTTGTTGACCATATGGAACGGTTAGTGGGAGTTCTTTCACTGAGAGAACTGATTGTTACTAAACCTAATAAAATCATAGAAGAAATCATGAAGGAGCAAGTGATTAAGGTCAACGTGGCCACCGACCAGGAAGAAGTAGCTAAGATGGTTGCAAAGTACAACCTGATTGCTATTCCGGTCGTTGATGATGATGACATAATTAAAGGAATAATCACAGTTGACGACATCATCGATGTCATCGAAAGGGAAGCAACAGAGGACATATACAAGTTTGCAGGAACAAATGAAGGCGAATACAAGATGAAAGATTCTTTTCCAAAGAGAATATGGGCCTCTGTCAGTTCGAGATTGCCTTGGCTTGTTGTCACTGTTTTTGGAGGCATATTGTCTGCAAAAATAATCGGCGGATTTGAAGCGACACTCAACAGCAACACGGCAATAGCCTATTTCATACCATTGCTTGCAGGCATGGGAGGAAACGTGGGAACGCAGTCTTCAACCCTTACAGTTAGGGGCCTTGCAACCGGACAGATTGATAGCAAGGAAGTTTTAAAAATCGTCCTCCATGAGTTCTCTGTCGGTTTTTTAGTCGGCTTGGTTTGTAGCCTTATGGTTGCGGTATTGACCTTCATTTTGCAGGGGGAGATGCTGCTAAGTTTGATTATAGGGGTTTCAATGTGGGCCAACATGATTACTGCCGCGACAATCGGAACGTTGGTGCCTTTGGTATTCAAGAGGGTCGGAGTTGATCCGGCTGTTGCATCTGCACCATTCATTTCAACAACCATAGACATAACCGGAATTTCAATCTACTTCACATTGACCACAATCTTAATGAGCCAATTCAACCTATTCTAA
- the ybeY gene encoding rRNA maturation RNase YbeY: MDVIIENRQEKVDFREAIGRLIKKSIEETLNYEGLDFIDEVDVLLVDNEAIRILNRDFRDVDKETDVLSFPMYNGIEDIMSQRERIGPMLLGDIVISLERAKAQGLDFGHGIEREVSYLTVHSILHLLGYDHMQESDKKIMREKEKNIMMHMGIER, encoded by the coding sequence ATGGATGTGATAATTGAAAATCGGCAGGAAAAGGTTGATTTTCGTGAAGCCATTGGCAGACTAATAAAAAAATCGATAGAAGAAACATTGAACTACGAAGGGTTGGATTTTATTGATGAAGTGGATGTGCTCTTGGTGGATAATGAGGCAATAAGGATACTGAATAGGGACTTTAGGGATGTAGACAAGGAAACCGATGTGTTGTCGTTTCCAATGTATAATGGAATTGAAGACATAATGAGTCAAAGGGAGAGAATCGGTCCGATGCTTCTTGGAGATATTGTCATTTCTCTCGAACGCGCGAAAGCTCAGGGTCTGGATTTTGGACATGGCATAGAAAGAGAAGTGTCGTATTTAACAGTTCACAGCATCTTGCATTTACTCGGATATGACCATATGCAAGAAAGCGATAAAAAAATCATGAGAGAGAAAGAAAAAAATATAATGATGCATATGGGAATTGAGAGATAA
- a CDS encoding histidine triad nucleotide-binding protein — protein MEDCIFCKLANGEIPTEFVYESENVVAFNDVNPVAPVHVLIIPKKHLESVNDLTELEADLIQEMTLAAKNIAESLGIKDKGYRLIINTGIDGGQEVGHLHMHLVGGRPMNWPPG, from the coding sequence ATGGAAGATTGTATCTTTTGCAAGCTTGCAAATGGGGAAATTCCGACGGAATTCGTGTACGAAAGTGAGAATGTGGTGGCTTTCAATGATGTAAATCCGGTTGCACCTGTCCATGTGCTTATTATTCCCAAAAAACATTTGGAGTCTGTAAATGATTTGACAGAGCTGGAAGCGGACCTTATTCAAGAGATGACCCTAGCAGCCAAGAATATTGCCGAAAGCCTTGGAATAAAAGATAAAGGCTATAGGCTTATAATAAATACCGGAATAGACGGTGGACAGGAAGTAGGACATTTACATATGCATCTTGTAGGGGGAAGACCCATGAATTGGCCTCCGGGCTAA
- a CDS encoding 30S ribosomal protein S21 has protein sequence MSEILLGENETLDNALRRFKKECAKSGVLQEVRKREHYEKPSVKRKKKAEAARRKKKK, from the coding sequence ATGTCTGAAATTTTATTGGGGGAAAATGAAACCCTTGACAATGCGCTTAGAAGATTCAAGAAAGAATGTGCCAAATCTGGCGTTCTTCAGGAAGTCCGAAAAAGAGAGCATTATGAAAAGCCAAGCGTAAAACGCAAGAAAAAGGCTGAAGCAGCAAGAAGAAAGAAAAAGAAATAA
- the cdd gene encoding cytidine deaminase, with protein MRGVGALNKEECKSLIEKAAKARENAYVPYSDFKVGAAVLTVEGQVFTGCNIEIASFGGTICAERTAMVKAISNGYKSFKAIAVVGKEGSFTYPCGICRQFIVEFGMNIKVIVAKTTEDFKIFTIEELLPYGFTGEDL; from the coding sequence TTGAGAGGAGTGGGCGCATTGAATAAAGAAGAATGCAAAAGCTTGATTGAAAAAGCTGCAAAGGCTCGGGAAAATGCATATGTTCCTTACTCGGATTTCAAGGTGGGGGCGGCTGTTTTGACAGTGGAAGGTCAAGTGTTTACAGGATGCAATATTGAAATAGCTTCTTTCGGGGGAACAATTTGTGCAGAGCGCACGGCGATGGTGAAGGCAATAAGCAATGGCTACAAAAGCTTTAAGGCGATTGCCGTTGTTGGAAAAGAAGGCTCGTTCACTTATCCATGCGGAATCTGCAGACAGTTCATTGTAGAGTTTGGCATGAACATTAAAGTGATAGTTGCAAAAACAACTGAGGACTTCAAAATATTTACCATAGAAGAACTATTGCCCTATGGGTTTACAGGGGAGGATTTATAA
- a CDS encoding GatB/YqeY domain-containing protein gives MSLKKQLMDDMKTAMKEKDRLRKTTIIMLRADIKRFEVDERKELSDDGIIDIISKQIKQKKSAVLDFRRGDREDLVQEAEAEIEILMKYLPEQFTEEELKEIISSAISELKADSMKDMGKVMGAVKPIIKGKADGKMASDIVKAILS, from the coding sequence GTGTCACTAAAAAAACAACTCATGGATGATATGAAAACTGCCATGAAGGAGAAGGATCGACTCCGAAAAACGACAATCATTATGTTGAGAGCCGATATTAAGCGTTTCGAAGTTGACGAACGAAAAGAACTATCAGATGATGGCATAATCGATATTATCTCCAAACAGATTAAGCAAAAAAAATCTGCAGTCCTTGACTTTCGAAGAGGGGACAGAGAAGATTTGGTTCAAGAAGCCGAAGCGGAGATAGAAATTCTAATGAAGTATCTTCCCGAGCAGTTTACAGAAGAAGAGCTTAAGGAAATTATTAGTAGTGCTATATCCGAATTGAAAGCTGACTCCATGAAAGACATGGGCAAGGTTATGGGAGCGGTAAAACCCATAATAAAAGGCAAAGCGGATGGAAAGATGGCATCGGATATTGTCAAAGCCATTTTGTCATAG
- a CDS encoding DUF4342 domain-containing protein, whose amino-acid sequence MVFTIENVDEVIQRTGATYKEAKEALEAADGNVLEAVILVEEGRGKKSGKAAKDKGNEIVDKLKELVKKGNVTRVMLKKNDRLILDIPVTAGAIGAVVFTPATIVAIIVSLATGCKIEIQKESGEIIDVNDVTEEKLEKVMEMAEEFGESAKEKANEVKEKAKEAKEKAVGKASEVKDKAAEKAAEVKEKITNKQEDEEL is encoded by the coding sequence ATGGTATTTACGATTGAAAATGTGGACGAGGTAATACAAAGGACGGGGGCAACATATAAAGAGGCAAAAGAAGCTCTTGAAGCGGCTGATGGCAATGTTCTGGAAGCTGTAATACTGGTGGAAGAAGGAAGAGGAAAGAAATCAGGAAAGGCTGCAAAGGATAAAGGAAACGAAATAGTTGACAAACTAAAGGAATTGGTTAAAAAAGGAAATGTGACAAGGGTGATGCTTAAGAAGAACGACCGTTTGATTCTTGATATTCCAGTAACAGCGGGAGCTATAGGAGCAGTTGTTTTTACACCGGCTACTATAGTGGCAATCATAGTTTCTCTGGCAACCGGTTGTAAAATAGAAATACAGAAGGAGAGCGGAGAAATAATTGATGTAAATGATGTTACTGAAGAAAAGCTTGAAAAAGTAATGGAAATGGCTGAGGAATTTGGCGAATCAGCCAAGGAAAAAGCCAATGAAGTAAAGGAAAAAGCAAAAGAAGCAAAAGAAAAAGCTGTGGGAAAAGCCTCGGAGGTTAAAGATAAAGCTGCTGAAAAAGCTGCGGAAGTCAAAGAAAAAATCACGAATAAGCAAGAGGATGAAGAACTATAG
- a CDS encoding DUF3048 domain-containing protein — MSILLLVFAVLFTFAACTKGETANPPEDLGEQSEAEAPNEEVLEEVAVPEQEEESPYRSVLTGLPVEEAVMAKRPIAVMLDNHIGARPQSGLSDAEVVFEILAEGNITRYMAILQEVDMNSIGPVRSARPYFIDKALEFDALYVHVGGSVAALGDINDFDMADIDGMNRGTDTFWRVNHKKIPHNMYTSTKALRAAAKRSEYRTDFDIGFASFGKENQDFKDAGNLESIKFGFSMYYKPSFVYNAENEMYERLVKDSPQLEEFSAEPIKAKNIIVLKMNTKVIDSEGRLSIETVGSGTGYYITCGKKMDIGWKKESRKGKTVYTRNGEELMLNPGNTWIVIVPMNLEIEINS, encoded by the coding sequence ATGAGTATTTTACTTTTGGTTTTTGCTGTGTTGTTTACTTTTGCGGCATGCACAAAAGGGGAAACGGCCAATCCGCCTGAAGATTTAGGGGAGCAGAGCGAAGCGGAAGCTCCAAATGAAGAAGTACTTGAGGAAGTAGCAGTTCCGGAACAGGAAGAGGAATCTCCTTATCGTTCTGTTTTGACAGGACTTCCGGTTGAAGAAGCCGTAATGGCAAAGCGCCCGATCGCGGTCATGTTGGATAACCATATTGGTGCACGTCCTCAATCCGGTTTGTCGGATGCAGAAGTTGTTTTTGAGATACTGGCGGAAGGGAACATAACAAGATACATGGCCATTCTTCAAGAAGTGGATATGAATTCGATTGGACCCGTTAGGAGCGCAAGGCCGTATTTCATAGATAAGGCTTTAGAATTTGATGCTTTATATGTGCATGTTGGAGGAAGCGTTGCGGCACTTGGCGATATAAATGACTTTGACATGGCCGATATAGACGGCATGAATAGGGGAACAGATACATTTTGGAGGGTGAACCATAAAAAAATACCTCATAATATGTACACAAGTACGAAGGCTCTAAGGGCCGCTGCCAAACGAAGTGAATACAGAACGGATTTTGACATTGGATTTGCATCATTTGGAAAAGAAAATCAAGATTTTAAGGATGCGGGAAACCTTGAAAGCATAAAATTTGGATTTAGTATGTACTACAAGCCTTCATTCGTATACAATGCTGAAAATGAAATGTATGAGAGATTGGTCAAGGACAGTCCACAACTTGAAGAGTTTAGCGCAGAACCCATAAAAGCTAAGAATATCATTGTACTTAAAATGAATACCAAGGTTATTGATAGCGAGGGACGTCTTTCAATTGAAACAGTAGGTAGTGGAACGGGCTATTACATAACATGTGGCAAAAAAATGGATATTGGGTGGAAAAAGGAAAGCAGAAAAGGAAAAACTGTCTATACTAGGAACGGTGAAGAATTAATGCTTAACCCCGGAAATACATGGATTGTTATAGTTCCTATGAATTTGGAAATTGAAATCAATAGTTGA
- the era gene encoding GTPase Era — protein sequence MAVKKFKSGFVTIIGRPNVGKSTLVNALVGEKVAIISNKPQTTRNRISAVYTDNEKQIVFIDTPGIHKPKNKLGEFMVHEAKTTFNEVDLIVFMVDESKSIGPGDNHIIESLKEVRTPCLLVVNKLDLITPQEFKEIYEKYEAMGIFDEIIGISAQNQMNLKKLISTIGSYMEEGPKYFPEDMVTDQPERFIVSEIIREKLLNILYDEVPHGIAVGIEKMKKREDSEITDIYAIIYCEKKSHKGIIIGKNGKVLKKVGIDARKDIENLLGNKVFLEIWVKIKEEWRDRDSLLNQFGYR from the coding sequence ATGGCAGTAAAAAAATTCAAATCTGGGTTTGTGACAATAATTGGTCGCCCAAATGTGGGTAAATCTACACTAGTGAATGCTTTGGTGGGCGAAAAGGTTGCAATTATATCGAACAAGCCCCAGACTACACGAAACAGAATAAGTGCAGTATACACTGACAATGAAAAACAAATTGTTTTCATAGATACTCCAGGAATCCACAAACCCAAAAACAAGCTGGGGGAATTCATGGTTCATGAGGCAAAGACGACATTTAACGAAGTGGATTTGATTGTGTTCATGGTCGATGAGTCCAAAAGCATAGGCCCGGGGGATAATCATATTATAGAATCCCTAAAAGAGGTTAGAACGCCCTGTTTGCTTGTTGTCAACAAGCTTGACCTGATAACACCACAGGAATTCAAGGAAATCTATGAAAAGTACGAAGCAATGGGAATTTTTGATGAAATCATTGGGATATCGGCACAAAATCAAATGAACCTTAAAAAGCTGATAAGCACCATAGGTTCATACATGGAAGAGGGTCCAAAATATTTTCCCGAAGATATGGTGACAGACCAGCCTGAGAGATTCATAGTTTCTGAAATAATAAGGGAAAAACTGTTGAACATATTGTATGACGAAGTGCCGCACGGGATTGCGGTCGGAATCGAAAAAATGAAAAAAAGGGAAGATTCCGAAATAACTGATATTTATGCGATAATTTATTGCGAGAAGAAATCCCACAAGGGCATCATTATAGGAAAGAACGGTAAAGTCCTTAAAAAAGTTGGAATCGATGCACGAAAGGATATTGAAAACCTTTTGGGGAACAAGGTGTTCTTGGAAATATGGGTCAAAATAAAAGAAGAATGGAGAGATAGGGACAGCCTGCTCAATCAATTCGGATACAGATAA
- the recO gene encoding DNA repair protein RecO has product MYIKTEAIVLRKVFYNDSDAILTLFSRKLGKISVYARGVRKPRTMISSVAHPFIYGEFILRGKPDIYNISSAEIINSNYSIREDLKKLSYASYFIELCRHSIHEGMINNRLFNLTVEILKKMDGELSDIDKIKLAYEIKLLNYSGLKPEVSKCLKCGINEIEHLTVFSIADGGVVCENCSNKEQINNGVPINKQFIHLIRYLIEKDIDLICKTKINEGMIRHLDKIFELYIKYHMDIRSFKSLEFLKTIQ; this is encoded by the coding sequence ATGTATATAAAAACAGAAGCAATAGTGCTCAGAAAGGTCTTTTACAACGATTCCGATGCAATATTGACATTGTTTTCTAGAAAACTGGGGAAGATAAGCGTATATGCTCGTGGCGTGAGGAAACCGAGGACTATGATATCGTCAGTTGCGCATCCCTTCATATATGGAGAGTTTATTTTGAGGGGAAAACCCGACATATACAACATTTCTTCGGCTGAAATTATAAATTCAAACTATTCAATCCGCGAGGATTTAAAAAAATTATCGTATGCTTCATATTTTATCGAATTGTGCAGGCATTCAATTCATGAAGGAATGATAAACAATAGGCTATTCAATTTGACGGTGGAAATACTAAAAAAAATGGATGGAGAATTAAGCGATATTGATAAAATCAAGCTTGCGTACGAAATAAAGTTGTTAAATTACTCCGGATTAAAACCCGAAGTTTCAAAGTGCTTAAAATGTGGAATAAATGAGATAGAACATTTAACTGTTTTCAGCATAGCAGACGGCGGAGTAGTTTGTGAAAATTGCTCAAATAAAGAGCAAATTAATAACGGAGTTCCCATAAACAAACAGTTCATACATTTAATTCGATATTTGATTGAAAAAGATATCGATTTAATATGCAAAACAAAAATCAACGAGGGAATGATCAGACATCTAGATAAGATATTCGAATTGTATATAAAGTATCATATGGATATACGGTCGTTTAAAAGTCTGGAATTCCTAAAAACAATCCAATAA